The DNA sequence ATATTATGAAAGAAAAAATACGCATATTTTTAGATTCTGACCTACTTGAGAAATATCTCATGGGTGATACTTCTACCGAAGAGTCACTTCAGGTAGAGCGGTATATAGCCATGTATCCCGAGGTTCGAAAAACCTATACTGAATTGCAAGAAAATCTCGAAGCCTTTGCCAAGATGCATGCTCGAAAGACCCCTGAGGGACTTAAAGAGACCATTCTTGCCAGGATTCGTAATGAGCGTATCGGTAGAAGAAGGTTTTATCGTTATGCCGTTGCCGCCAGTATCGTGGCCATGATTTTTGCGGGCTCTTCTTACTTTTTCTGGAACCAGAACTTGGATCTACAGGAGAAAAACACCCTGGTCACCAACAAAATCAAAACATTGGAGGAGGATATGAAGGTTCAATTGGAAGATCTGCGAAACCAATACATTGTATTGAACAACCCGAATACAAAAAAATACTCCATCAATGGCAACAAAAAAGCAAGAGAGTTGAAAGCTATGGCATATGTCAACCCTGTCAAGAAATTATCATATATCAACGTAAGCAATTTGCCCGATTTGCCAGAAGACCAATGCTATCAAATGTGGGCAGAAGTGAACGGTGAACTTGTCAATTTGGGTGTAATCAAGCAATTTGGTGACAAAGAACGACTCATGGCTTTGCCCTACGGCGAAGATGCCATCGGTTATATCACCATTGAACCACAAGGTGGAAATCAATCGCCCACGGTACAGAATATTGTGGCCAATATTGATTATTGACCAGATTGCCTTAAAGTATTGATAAATGGGCGCCAAATGGTGCCCATTTTTGTACCTTTGCCCCAAAAGCAGCAATGAAACTTGTACTTCTGACCATAGGCCTTGTCGCACTTGCCGTTTTGGGCATCACTATAAAGATTTGGTCTAAAAAAGATGGAAAATTTGCCGGCACCTGTGCCAGCCAAAGTC is a window from the Muricauda sp. SCSIO 65647 genome containing:
- a CDS encoding anti-sigma factor domain-containing protein, producing the protein MKEKIRIFLDSDLLEKYLMGDTSTEESLQVERYIAMYPEVRKTYTELQENLEAFAKMHARKTPEGLKETILARIRNERIGRRRFYRYAVAASIVAMIFAGSSYFFWNQNLDLQEKNTLVTNKIKTLEEDMKVQLEDLRNQYIVLNNPNTKKYSINGNKKARELKAMAYVNPVKKLSYINVSNLPDLPEDQCYQMWAEVNGELVNLGVIKQFGDKERLMALPYGEDAIGYITIEPQGGNQSPTVQNIVANIDY
- a CDS encoding membrane or secreted protein, translated to MKLVLLTIGLVALAVLGITIKIWSKKDGKFAGTCASQSPFLNKEGEACGYCGKLPSEQECKKDSVAEMG